The genomic interval TATTTTCCTTGCTGTTCGCTTCGCCATTAGCGCCAAACCCGGCAGGCGTAAAAATTGTGTATGTAAATTCCAGCTATCCTGCCTACGGTCATTTGACGCAGGGAGACATAATAATAGCGATAAACAATATACCTACTAATACTTTGGATGATTTTTCAAGGATTCTTGGCAACTTCAAGCCAAACGAAACAATTCATCTAACAATAATTAGGAACGGGAGACCTCTTAACCTTACCTTGACCCTAGACAAAAGTCCTTACAACAGCTCGAGAGGTTTTCTAGGCGTAACGATACAGCAAGCCTATACCAATGAGTGGATGTATAAATCGTCTTGGTGGCTTCTCGTGGTAACCTCAAGTGTAGCCATTATCAACGTGATGCCAATTTTTCCACTCGACGGCGGTAGAATGCTGATGGCAGCCCTCGAGAAAGTTTTGCCAAAAAACACTGCTAGGAATATATCTCTCGCGCTAAGCATCTACCTCGCAGGCATCCTGGTAGCAAACATATTATACTCCGCCGGATATTGGCTGCCTTTCAGGCCTTAAATCGAGATTTCAGAGCCCTCTCCAGGTACCTCAAAATCTACCGGGAACCTATTGAGTTTCATCAACTTTCTCCTTGCCTCGAGGCTCACAGAGTGGAGCGGAAAAATAAGCTCGACCCCCTTCTTAGAGAGTCTCTTCAAAAAGCCCAAATTATACATGTCCCTCGAGCTGACTCCAAGTCCCCCAACAACACCAAAAATTCTCAGGTTACTCGAGAATAGCCATCCAAAAGTCTCCTTGAATCCATGCACACTGCATCCAGCAAGGAGAATGTATCCCTTCTCAGTTGGTATCAGTAGTCCCTGCTCACCCCACGGAGAAGAAGTTTTCACAAGATAGAAGCCCGGCAGAAACCGTATCTCTTCGAGTCTTGTTCCGTCTTTATACCTTAACGGTAGGGGAGGCCTCAAGATTATGGTTCTCTCTGCATATTCATCTATACAGCCAATGTGATGAGATAAATGGATGGATCCTACAATAATATCTACGCGGGTATGTTCACCTAGAACCCCCACGTTATACTCCAAAATTTTCTTTGACGGGCCAGTATCGAAAAGTATCCTCTTCTTTTCTCTGTCAAGGGAAGCTTCGACCAGAATGGATAGGCCATGCGCTGGGACTACCCCCTCTACAGAGGGGATATCGTCTACTAAGACCTTAAGGGAGACTTCTCTTGGTACCTCTGGATTCTTTTCACTCATCTATATGCCTTCTCTCCATCTATCTGCTAGTAAAAATATTTTTCAGCTCTGGCAATAAAATTTTGGATCTGAACCTTGGAGATGCAGGACGAAGTGCTGAGAGAAATATCGATTGAGAATAGACATAAGGTAGTCTATGTTCACTTTGAGCCTCCACGAGAGCCCGCGCTCGGCGGCCCTGTTGAGAAGACAGTTTCTGACAGCTACTTATTGGAGGCGCTAAAGAAAAGAGGCATAGAAAATCTTTACAAATTCCAAGAGGAAGCCATAAATGCTATACGCAACGGTAAAAACACGCTTATAATATCGGGTACAGGCACGGGAAAAACTGAGGCATTCCTCATTCCTATAATCGAAGACCTACTAAAGGAGCCAAACACACGCGCAGTACTTGTATACCCAACAAAGGCACTAGCACGGGACCAAGTAGAGAGAATCCAGTACTACACCAGTGCAGTTTTTGGATTCAGGGTGGGTGTCTATGACGGCGACACGCCAGATAGGGAAAGGGAAAACCTGCAATCATATCCTCCCAAAATATTGATAACTAACCCAGACATGCTCCACATCTCCTTGAGGAAAGCAGGCTTCCTACAGGAATTTCTCCAAGAAACAAAATACATTGTCCTCGACGATGCACACATTTACAGCGGCGTTTTCGGCGCGCATGTATACTACATCTTGAGGCGTCTCAAAAGAATCGTTAAAAACGAGCCAGTTTTGGTCGCGTCATCTGCTACTATAGGGAACCCCGAGGAGTTTGCAGAAAAAATTCTGGGAGAAAACTATACAATTGTCAGTGCAGGGGCTACGAGGAGAGCTCCGATCTACCACGTCATGCTGAGGCCCGTGTTGAGGTCTAAGCTAGCAGAATCAATCTACTTGTTACAGTTACTATCTTCGAGGAAACTTAAAACACTTCTTTTCGTGGACAGCCATAAAGTGGCTGAAAGCGTATCGCTTCTTGCGAAGCAGGCAGGCGTCAAGGTAGAGGTTCACAGGGCAGGGCTTCTACCAGAGCACAGAAAGAGGGTAGAAGAGAAACTCAAAAAAGGAGAAATAGACGCAGTAGTCGCAACGCCAACACTAGAACTAGGCATCGACATAGGTGAGCTAGACGCCGTCATCATGCATAATATTCCACCAACATATAGCAAGTACCTCCAGAGAGCTGGAAGAGTGGGCAGAAGAGGGAAAACCGGATACGTCTTCCTGATTCTTGGAGACGACCCAATAAGTAGCTACTATGAAAGGAACCCCCAGGAATTCTATACACAGGTCTCCGACCCAGTATTCCTTGACCCAGCAAACGAGGAAGTGGTACGTGTACACTTGGTAGCCATGTCTCTGGATTCGCCCTTCAAACTTGAAGAATTAACAACATTTGAACGGGTGGTCTGTAAAAGGATGGAAGAGGAAGGCTATCTCAAAAAGGACATCAACGGGTATTACCAACCCACGCTGAAGGGTCTAAGATTTCTCCGTTCTCGGGAAAATATTCGAGGAGTAGGCGAACAGATTAAAATAGTCACAGAGACGGGGAAAGTCCTCGGGTACAGGGAATATCCCCAGGCAATCAAAGAGCTTTTCCCAGGAGCCATATATCTCCACGCCGGGACGCCGTACATATCGCTGGGGATCAAGAAGGGGAAAGCAGTCGTAAAGCTTCTTCCCGTAAAAATGCCTCCTGTAACCACTTCTCCCTTATACTACACCTATCCATACGACGGGAAAGTATACCTCGAAAGAGAGGTCATGGGGATTCATGTAAGGTATCTCGACCTAACAATCGAAGACCACGTCTACGGCTACGTAACCAAGACTTTCCCCGAGGGACAAGTCGTTTCACAGAAACTCTTGGAGGACGAACTTACATATTCCTTTAAAACCAAAGGGATACTCTTAGAGTTTCCACCCAAGCAGGAATGGACAGATATCCAAAACGCCGAGGCATTCCACGCAATAGAGCATGCACTAATTTTTGCGGGTCAGATGATTGTTGGCGCATCACAGACAGACATGGGCGGGATAAGTTTCCCGACAGGACAAATCTACATCTACGACTCATTCCCGGGAGGGTCAGGAGTCACCAAACAGCTGTTCTACAAGCTAGAAGAAGCCCTTAAACGGGCATACAACATTGTCTCTAAATGTAATTGCGAAGATGGTTGCCCAAGGTGCATTTACTCCCCCTACTGTGGAAACAATAACCAGATGCTCAGCAGGAGAAAGGCAGAATCTGTTCTAAAAGAAGTTCTCTCCCTAAAAATCTTGAGAAAACCAGTGCAGAGGACTGGAAGACCTATCGTTTAGCCACAATATTTATGCATATTCTCTCGAGAGGTAGACATCGACATAAGACAGGCTGTCCTATTTTTAAGCCCGTGAGGCTGCTAACAGAAAAAAGCACGGGAACACTCTTCTTGGAAATCCTTAATGAATCCAAGAGAAACCTCTTCAATATCCGTAAATCTCTACCTGCCAAAATCGAAACGTCTACAGGTTTTTCCGCCTCCATGGGAAAATAGGGCGGGTTCGTGAAAACAAGGTTAAATGCGTTTCTCCTCAGGCACGAGGCAGCATCACAAAGAACAACATCTATGTAGCCGTCCACCTTGTTAGCTCTGGAATTTACCTTCATTGCCCTCAAGCATTTCTCATCTATGTCTGACCCCACAACATATATCCCCCTCTTTGCAACGAGCAGTGAGAGCTGTCCAGATCCGCACCCAATCTCTGCCCATGGCTCTTCCATTTGTATCCTCGCCAAAACCATTGAGAAAAGATCTGAAGTAATCGTACCAGCGGGGGTAAAGCAACCTGAAGGAACATAGAGCCTATTTCCCCTGAAAAATATCCAATTTTTGTGGCGTACAAGATAAAATCTCAGCAAAGTTTTTGTAACTGTAAGCATTAGTCTCCCAGTAACTGTGTCTGGTGGAATCGCGATGCAGGCCACAGATATTATTCCGGTGAAGGAGGCATTAAAACTTCCGGCGGGCTCAACTGTAAAGGTTCGCGGATGGGCTTATCGGAGGCGAGACCTAGGCGACAAAGCATTTATCGTTGTGAGAGACTCAACGGGAATAATACAGGCAGTCTTTACGCCAGATTCGCCGAGCCACCCAGACGCTAGAAAGGTAACCGTGGAATCCTCACTCGTGGTTGAGGGGACATTAAAGGATGACCCACGTGCTCCAGGAGGAAAAGAGATACAGGGAAAAAAGCTCGAAATCGTTCACCTTGCTGAAAACTTTCCCATAAGGCGGGATGCCTCTAGAGAATTTCTCCTAGAGGTTAGGCACCTTGCAGTCAGAAGCAGGAAAATGACCTCGGTGCTAAAGATAAGGAACACTGTTTTCGAAGCTCTCCACGAATGGTTCAGGGCCAACGGGTACTACGAGGTTCAGGGACCAATGTTTGTATCTGCTGCTGTAGAAGGTGGAGCAACCCTCTTCCCCGTCAAATACGTGGATGGAAGCACAGTGTATTTGACACAGTCTTCACAGTTCTATCTAGAGGCGCTTATCTTCAGCCTAGAAAAAGTGTACACAGTGGCTCCATCCTTCAGGGCTGAGAAGTCTCGTACCCGGAGACACCTAACAGAGTTTTGGCACGCAGAAGCCGAAGTAGCTTGGACAAACCTGGAAGGCATAATGAAAGTGGAAGAAGAACTCGTAGCCCACATAGTCAGGAGGGTCCTAGAGAAAAACGCTGAAGACCTAGAATTACTGGGCAGAAAGACCGAGATCCTCAGGAATGTTGAGCCTCCATTTCCAAGGCTAAGCTATGACAAGGCCATAGAGATACTGCAAGGCAAAGGATTCAAAGTTTCTTGGGGAGACGACTTGGGGGCAGACGAAGAGCGTGCACTCACCGAGGAGTTTGACAGGCCATTTTTCCTCTACGGCTTTCCCGTTCAAGCCAAGGCATTCTATCACAAAAACGACCCATCGCGTCCAGAAGTAACGCTCTCGGCAGACCTTCTGGCACCTGAAGGATACGGGGAAATCATTGGTGGTGGTGAAAGAATAGAAAAACTAGAAGAACTAGTAGAGAAGATCAAATCTTTTGGTCTTAATCCACGGGACTATGAGTGGTATCTTGACCTGAGGAGATACGGCTCTGTTCCTCACGCCGGGTTTGGATTGGGGATGGATAGGCTAGTCACTTGGATAGCTGGGCTAGAACATATAGTTGATTCTTTGCCTTTCCCGAGAACAGTGTCCAGAACGTATCCATAGTTTCTTCTTTGTTGTCTTCTTTAGAATAAAAAATGTTTAAATTCTTGGGAATTTTTGATTATTGGTATTACTAATGACGATGTCAAAAAGAACTGCTCTGGCATATGTTCCTCCTGGTAGCATAGTAAAAGTCATAGATGTAAGTGGAGGTTATGGCAGCATTAGGCGTCTATACGAGATGGGGATAGTTCCAGGATCAGAGGTAAAGGTTGTTTTTAACAGTGCTGGGCCAACGGTTTTAGAGAAAAATGGGACAAGAATAGCCATAGGTAAAGGTCTAGCTATGAAGGTTATAGTCGAGGTGTTAAGCCATGAATAATGTTGTCAGGGTTGCACTCTTGGGTGCCCCTAATGTTGGGAAAAGCACTCTTTTCAATACTCTTGTAGGTGCACATAGGTTCGTGGGGAACTGGCCTGGAAAAACTGTCGACCGCTACGAGGGGGAGCTTGAACACCATGGGATAAAAATAAGGATCGTTGATCTTCCAGGCACCTATAGTTTAAGTGCTCAATCAGAGGAGGAGGAAATAGCTAGAGACTACATTATACACGAGAAACCAGATGTAGTAGTGGTAGTTGTAAATGCTATCGCGCTGGAGACAACCCTGTATCTGGCTGTCCAAGCGCTTGAACTAACGAGTCGCATAGTTATCTTGGTAAACAAGATAGATGTGGCAGAAAAAATGGGTATACATATCCACATCGAAAAACTTTCCAGCCTGCTCGGAGTACCCGTAGTCGCTGTGTCCGCTCTTCATCGTTCTGGTCTGCATGAGGCAATAGAAGCAATAATAAATGTTGCTCGCGGCACCTATCATGTTAGAGGTCCCAGTCTATCTTATGGGATAATAGACTATTACATATCTCACTTCGAGAAAACACTAGAATCCTGCGAGGCGAGTTCCATTTTTCCTAGAAGATGGCTAGCTCTGAAGCTAGTGGAGGGAGACAAGCATATTGACGCCATTATGCAGGAGAAGTGTCCAGAACTCTACAGTGAGGCCCTAAAGAGTAGAAAACAAATAATGGAGCAATTTGGAAAAAGCCCAGACCTTATTGTAGCGAGTAGTCGCTATGAATTTATTTCAAAGGTTATCGACCAAGTCATCTACAAGGGTAAGCTTGCCACGCCGCCACTAACCGAGAAACTAGACAATATTCTTCTTAAACCGCTGATAGGCCAGCTTACACTTTTCATTATTTTGGCTTTTCTTATAGGGCTTGTACTTACCGTAAATACTGGTTTTCCAATAAAACAAATCGCAGAGGCGCTGGGACTAAGCGCAGTTGCAGAATTTTTGGAAAACTATAGTTTGAGTGGTATCGTGGCATTTGCATTTAATGTATTAAGCGAGCAACTTAGAACGTTTCTAATAGCGCTACAACTACCTGACTGGCTTATCTCCATAATTGTGGATGGAGCCTTTGCCGGCGTGGGGGCGGTACTATCTTTTCTGCCGTTAATTTTCTTGGTGTTTATCGCTTTCGGCTTTCTAGAGGACACAGGAATTATGTCAAGGCTTGCCGCTGTTTACCACGAAACCATGGTAAAGTTTGGCCTCTCAGGAAAAGCTCTAATGCCTCTCCTCTTGGGATTTGGATGCAACGTCCCCGCAGTGATGGGGACAAAAATACTTAGTACTGACAGAGAAAAATTCTTGGCATCCTTTCTGGCCCCCCTCATTCCGTGCCAGGCAAGACTAGTAGTTCTCTTAATGCTATTATCTCTTATACCCAACCCGGTTATAGCAGGTCTGCTTCTTCTCTTCATCTATCTG from Thermofilum adornatum carries:
- a CDS encoding FeoA family protein codes for the protein MTMSKRTALAYVPPGSIVKVIDVSGGYGSIRRLYEMGIVPGSEVKVVFNSAGPTVLEKNGTRIAIGKGLAMKVIVEVLSHE
- the asnS gene encoding asparagine--tRNA ligase is translated as MQATDIIPVKEALKLPAGSTVKVRGWAYRRRDLGDKAFIVVRDSTGIIQAVFTPDSPSHPDARKVTVESSLVVEGTLKDDPRAPGGKEIQGKKLEIVHLAENFPIRRDASREFLLEVRHLAVRSRKMTSVLKIRNTVFEALHEWFRANGYYEVQGPMFVSAAVEGGATLFPVKYVDGSTVYLTQSSQFYLEALIFSLEKVYTVAPSFRAEKSRTRRHLTEFWHAEAEVAWTNLEGIMKVEEELVAHIVRRVLEKNAEDLELLGRKTEILRNVEPPFPRLSYDKAIEILQGKGFKVSWGDDLGADEERALTEEFDRPFFLYGFPVQAKAFYHKNDPSRPEVTLSADLLAPEGYGEIIGGGERIEKLEELVEKIKSFGLNPRDYEWYLDLRRYGSVPHAGFGLGMDRLVTWIAGLEHIVDSLPFPRTVSRTYP
- a CDS encoding methyltransferase, which codes for MACIAIPPDTVTGRLMLTVTKTLLRFYLVRHKNWIFFRGNRLYVPSGCFTPAGTITSDLFSMVLARIQMEEPWAEIGCGSGQLSLLVAKRGIYVVGSDIDEKCLRAMKVNSRANKVDGYIDVVLCDAASCLRRNAFNLVFTNPPYFPMEAEKPVDVSILAGRDLRILKRFLLDSLRISKKSVPVLFSVSSLTGLKIGQPVLCRCLPLERICINIVAKR
- a CDS encoding DEAD/DEAH box helicase; amino-acid sequence: MQDEVLREISIENRHKVVYVHFEPPREPALGGPVEKTVSDSYLLEALKKRGIENLYKFQEEAINAIRNGKNTLIISGTGTGKTEAFLIPIIEDLLKEPNTRAVLVYPTKALARDQVERIQYYTSAVFGFRVGVYDGDTPDRERENLQSYPPKILITNPDMLHISLRKAGFLQEFLQETKYIVLDDAHIYSGVFGAHVYYILRRLKRIVKNEPVLVASSATIGNPEEFAEKILGENYTIVSAGATRRAPIYHVMLRPVLRSKLAESIYLLQLLSSRKLKTLLFVDSHKVAESVSLLAKQAGVKVEVHRAGLLPEHRKRVEEKLKKGEIDAVVATPTLELGIDIGELDAVIMHNIPPTYSKYLQRAGRVGRRGKTGYVFLILGDDPISSYYERNPQEFYTQVSDPVFLDPANEEVVRVHLVAMSLDSPFKLEELTTFERVVCKRMEEEGYLKKDINGYYQPTLKGLRFLRSRENIRGVGEQIKIVTETGKVLGYREYPQAIKELFPGAIYLHAGTPYISLGIKKGKAVVKLLPVKMPPVTTSPLYYTYPYDGKVYLEREVMGIHVRYLDLTIEDHVYGYVTKTFPEGQVVSQKLLEDELTYSFKTKGILLEFPPKQEWTDIQNAEAFHAIEHALIFAGQMIVGASQTDMGGISFPTGQIYIYDSFPGGSGVTKQLFYKLEEALKRAYNIVSKCNCEDGCPRCIYSPYCGNNNQMLSRRKAESVLKEVLSLKILRKPVQRTGRPIV
- the feoB gene encoding ferrous iron transport protein B, with the translated sequence MNNVVRVALLGAPNVGKSTLFNTLVGAHRFVGNWPGKTVDRYEGELEHHGIKIRIVDLPGTYSLSAQSEEEEIARDYIIHEKPDVVVVVVNAIALETTLYLAVQALELTSRIVILVNKIDVAEKMGIHIHIEKLSSLLGVPVVAVSALHRSGLHEAIEAIINVARGTYHVRGPSLSYGIIDYYISHFEKTLESCEASSIFPRRWLALKLVEGDKHIDAIMQEKCPELYSEALKSRKQIMEQFGKSPDLIVASSRYEFISKVIDQVIYKGKLATPPLTEKLDNILLKPLIGQLTLFIILAFLIGLVLTVNTGFPIKQIAEALGLSAVAEFLENYSLSGIVAFAFNVLSEQLRTFLIALQLPDWLISIIVDGAFAGVGAVLSFLPLIFLVFIAFGFLEDTGIMSRLAAVYHETMVKFGLSGKALMPLLLGFGCNVPAVMGTKILSTDREKFLASFLAPLIPCQARLVVLLMLLSLIPNPVIAGLLLLFIYLYSFILVGILGYLISRYMEKTREEPQLIIELPPYHLPSLRVIWWYAWDNTLHFLKKAGIIIFAISTLMSLLLMLGPSGIVSSVEGSYAYSISNLITPILTPIGLDRWEVALSLLSGFLAKESIASTLLIATGKDTPQVALATLNITLPQIVSFMLFINLYTPCVATLSAFYSQVKSAKYTVLLILTELFLAYVSAFIAFKIFTLLMP